The Candidatus Neptunochlamydia vexilliferae genomic interval CTCCATCCTAGCAACAGGATCTCTTTCCCTATCGGCTTTTTTAAGAAGTGCTTGGTAATCGGGATGCTCCCATCGGCTCATATTAGTTGCTAAACTTCGATCTCGAAAGGTATCGAGCATATAGATCGGATCTTTGATCCAAGAAACCCAAGTAAGCGATCCAAACTCATAATTCCCTAGAGAAAGTCGCTTAAAGTGAACAGGAAAGTCAGACTGGTTGATTTCCACCTTAACTCCTAAAGCTTGTGAGATTTGCTGTTGAACAGCCTGATTGACCTGAGACATTGTATTGGAAGACTCTTGCGTTAAAGTAATGGGTGGCAGTTCGTCTTTAGTCAAGCCCATTTCTTCAAGAGCTTTTTGTAAAAAAGTTTGAGCTGTTTTAAGATTTGCATCTTTAAAGTAAGGGTTCTTCTTAGACATTAACCCCTTACAGATCCCTACCGCCGGGGTTTCCCCTAAAGCAAACACATAATCGGCTATTTTCTGTCGATCCATTGCATAAGCAAGCGCTTTGCGGAAGTTTTTATTTTTAAAGGGCGGTTTTTCAGTATTCAAAAAGTACCAAACAATCTGTTCTGCATCAATTGATTTTAAGATTTCTTTTCTATGACAGTCTTCAAGGATTTCGGAAGGAAGCCCATTAAAGGGATGCCCAACCCAATCAAATTTTCCCTTTTCAAAAAGGAAAAATTGGGTTGCTGCATCGGGAACAATCTGCACAGAAATGCCCCGAATTTTAACCGTATCGACATCCCAATAAAGAGGGTTTTTTTCTAAAAAAAGTTCCACCCCCCTTTGCAAGCTTTTTAAGATAAAGGGACCATTGCAGATCAGATTATTTTTCTCTCCCATCCATTCAAAACAATTCAAATCACTTTTCCTATGAACAGGTGAATAAGTGGTGCATGCGCAAAGGGATAAAAAGTAGGGCGTTGGATTTGAGAGTTCAACTCTAAGAGTCTTTTCATTAAGGGCTTTTACCCCCACATCATCGATCTTTTTTTCCCCTTTTAGGCAAGCCTTCGCATGTTTAATAACATAAAAGGTAAAGGCTCCTGCCTCTGCAGACATTGGGTCGATCGACTTCTTCCAGGCATACTCGAAATCATAGGCAGTCACAGGATCGCCATTGGACCAAATCGAGTCTCTTAAATAGAAGGTATAGACCGTTTGATCTTCAGAAATGGTAACCGATTCCGCTGCCCCCGGAAGGATTTCTCCATTTGGCCCTAAACGCATCAACCCTTCATAGAGCATATTAATGATATGTGCAGAGGGGTAGACATTAGAAATCCTTGGGTCAAAGGAACGGATGGGGCTCCCGATAGGAATCCGGACAATATTTCCTCTGTTTTTCTGGCTTTTATTTTTTGCACAGAAGAAAAGAAGGGGGAGGAGGAGCAAGATTAAAAGTACTTTTTTCATTTTCATACAAGAGGGGTAAGGGATAAAAAATTCATAAAAACCTCGCTATAAAATTACAGGACTGTTAAGTTTTATTCAAGTTTCTTATATACCACAAGCTGAAATCACGATGAGAGTAAAAGAGTCTAAGTCCTCTAATAGTCTGACAAAATATCCAATAGGAAGCTTTAAAGAGTTCCTTGCCCTCGCTATTCCTCTGATGCTCACCTCCTTTTCTGTCAGTTTCCTTGAGTTTTGCGACCGCTACTTTCTCTCTCTTTATTCTACAGAAGCTTGGAAGGCTTGCTCGGCTGCAATGGGACTCTGCTTTTTTTTTCAGGTCAGCTTTATGATGATTGCCTTTATCTCCCAAGGGTTTATTGGTCACTATAAAGGGTCTCGACAAGAAAAAATGATTGGGCCCTTCACCTGGCAAATGATCTATTTTTCAATCTGCTCGATCGTTATCACCTATCCTCTTAGCTTCTTAAGTCTTTGGTACTTAAAAGGAATCGATGGAGCAATCCTCTACTTTCGTTATCTCGCAGGAGCAAATTTTCTCTTTCCGCTAGGAGCGACTCTAGCTTCATTCTATCTAGGAAGAGGGCGAAATAAGATTATCTTTCTTGTCACCTTTGTGACCCATATGATCAATATTGTATTAGACTATTTATTGATCCTCGGCGTTCCTGGCATTATTGAACCTATGGGGATTCATGGAGCAGCAATTGCAACCATTACAGCACAAAGTGTTTACTGTCTGATTCTCTTTCTGTCGTTCCAAAAAAAGAAGTACATCCACCGCTACGGAACACATTTGAAAGCTTTTAATATGCCATTACTCTGGGAAGGATTAAAGGCAGGTTTCCCAAGAACCTTTGGCCG includes:
- a CDS encoding MATE family efflux transporter, whose translation is MRVKESKSSNSLTKYPIGSFKEFLALAIPLMLTSFSVSFLEFCDRYFLSLYSTEAWKACSAAMGLCFFFQVSFMMIAFISQGFIGHYKGSRQEKMIGPFTWQMIYFSICSIVITYPLSFLSLWYLKGIDGAILYFRYLAGANFLFPLGATLASFYLGRGRNKIIFLVTFVTHMINIVLDYLLILGVPGIIEPMGIHGAAIATITAQSVYCLILFLSFQKKKYIHRYGTHLKAFNMPLLWEGLKAGFPRTFGRSMVIGSWIVGSYFVIHHAEEGLLIHTFGVTLFLVFSFMAEGLGRALLTIASHALGAKLDHQIFFKILRTAFGVLIIIMTLLALPLIFAQDLLIRLFVNSAISPNALQVLEKCYFFIWISCLASGINRIGTSLITASRDTLFYAYSISFMWITLCIPTYLGIIKLGWPPYFFFLIDAANTSLFGILFILRFLRNPLRKIGTSLIRINYIQV
- a CDS encoding peptide ABC transporter substrate-binding protein; the protein is MKKVLLILLLLPLLFFCAKNKSQKNRGNIVRIPIGSPIRSFDPRISNVYPSAHIINMLYEGLMRLGPNGEILPGAAESVTISEDQTVYTFYLRDSIWSNGDPVTAYDFEYAWKKSIDPMSAEAGAFTFYVIKHAKACLKGEKKIDDVGVKALNEKTLRVELSNPTPYFLSLCACTTYSPVHRKSDLNCFEWMGEKNNLICNGPFILKSLQRGVELFLEKNPLYWDVDTVKIRGISVQIVPDAATQFFLFEKGKFDWVGHPFNGLPSEILEDCHRKEILKSIDAEQIVWYFLNTEKPPFKNKNFRKALAYAMDRQKIADYVFALGETPAVGICKGLMSKKNPYFKDANLKTAQTFLQKALEEMGLTKDELPPITLTQESSNTMSQVNQAVQQQISQALGVKVEINQSDFPVHFKRLSLGNYEFGSLTWVSWIKDPIYMLDTFRDRSLATNMSRWEHPDYQALLKKADRERDPVARMEYLRQAEALLMEEMPVIPLCFTRLHYLSNESLKGVYVSPLREIEFRYAYFSEED